Sequence from the Flavobacterium sp. TR2 genome:
AAGAGAAATCCTGAGTAATGGCTCTATCGAATTGAAATGATCAGTCAATGGCAAAAATTGAACTGGTTATTTATCTCTGCAATTCAAATTTTCGAATTATCTAATTTACTAATTATCTAATTGAAAAAGCCATGCCACTATATCATAAACTTGGGGATTTTCCTCAAAAGCGACACACCCAATTTGAAAAACCAAATGGAGGTTTTTATTACGAACAATTGTTTGGAACCGAAGGTTTTCACGGACATTCGTCGCTATCCTATCACGTACACAGACCAACGCAGGTTAAAGAAATTTTAAACTCATATTCGGTTGAACCAAAAATTGCAATCGGAAAAAACATAAAATCACTTCTTTTTAAAGGTTTTGAATTGAAACCTGAAAATGATTTTCTAGACAGCCGAAAAGCTATGCTAGTCAACAAAGACTGCATTATTGGTTTGGCCGCTCCAAAAGAATCGCTTCGAAATTATTTCTACAAAAATGCCGATGCAGATGAAATGCTTTTCATTCACAGAGGAAAAGGAAAATTAAGAACCATGTTAGGAAATATTCCGTTTGAATATGGCGATTATTTAATTATTCCACGCGGCATCATTTATCAGATTGATTTCGAAACAGAAGACAACCGACTATTTTACGTAGAATCGTACTCTCCTTTTTATACTCCAAAACGTTATAAAAACCAATCTGGCCAGCATTTAGAGCACTCTCCATTTTGTGAGCGCGATTTTATTCTGCCAAACGAATTGGAAACACATGACGAAAAAGGCGATTTTTTAATTAAAATCAAAAAAGAAGGAATGATTCACGAAGTGGTTTATGCCACGCATCCGTTTGACGTTGTGGGCTGGGATGGATACAATTTTCCCTACGGATTTTCTATTCACAATTTTGAACCTATAACTGGGCGTGTTCACCAACCGCCTCCAGTACACCAAACTTTTGAAACAGCAGCTTTTGTTGTTTGTTCATTCTGCCCTAGACTTTACGATTATCACCCAAAAGCAATTCCGGCACCGTACAATCACAGCAATATAGATTCTGACGAAGTGCTATATTATGTTGACGGAGACTTTATGAGCCGTAATAATATTGAGCAAGGCCATATCACTTTACATCCAAAAGGAATTCCACACGGACCAGCGCCTGGCGCGATGGAACGCAGTATTGGCCATAAAGAAACTTTAGAATTAGCCGTTATGGTGGATACTTTCCGTCCGTTAATGGTTACTGAGGAAGCCATGGGACTTGACGATGGCCAGTACTACAAATCCTGGACGGAGTAACTAATCGAATTTAACCGCAAAGTTCGCAAAGCATTTTTCGCAAAGTTCACAAAGATTTTAATGACGTTTTACTCATATGAGTTCGCAAAGCTTTGCGTTCTTAGCGATTTTACAAAATCATTCTCAAAAAAATCTTTGCACACTTTGCGTTAAGAAAAAATAAACACAACACTTCGGTTTTTCCAATTAAACGGTTGACCGATTAAACAAATAAACATCATGTCAAAAGAAATAAAATCAGTAGAATACGGATTAGAGAAAATATTTGAAGGAGCACAAGACTTCCTTCCATTATTAGGAACAGATTATGTAGAATTTTATGTAGGTAATGCAAAACAGGCTGCACATTATTACAAATCTGCTTTCGGATACCAGTCATTGGCTTATGCCGGATTAGAAACTGGAGTGCGAGACAGAGCATCTTATGTTTTAA
This genomic interval carries:
- a CDS encoding homogentisate 1,2-dioxygenase; this translates as MPLYHKLGDFPQKRHTQFEKPNGGFYYEQLFGTEGFHGHSSLSYHVHRPTQVKEILNSYSVEPKIAIGKNIKSLLFKGFELKPENDFLDSRKAMLVNKDCIIGLAAPKESLRNYFYKNADADEMLFIHRGKGKLRTMLGNIPFEYGDYLIIPRGIIYQIDFETEDNRLFYVESYSPFYTPKRYKNQSGQHLEHSPFCERDFILPNELETHDEKGDFLIKIKKEGMIHEVVYATHPFDVVGWDGYNFPYGFSIHNFEPITGRVHQPPPVHQTFETAAFVVCSFCPRLYDYHPKAIPAPYNHSNIDSDEVLYYVDGDFMSRNNIEQGHITLHPKGIPHGPAPGAMERSIGHKETLELAVMVDTFRPLMVTEEAMGLDDGQYYKSWTE